In Lujinxingia vulgaris, a single window of DNA contains:
- a CDS encoding TetR/AcrR family transcriptional regulator, translating into MVEHDETQPRKEPVQERSRALVEALIEATARILQEDGIEALTTNRVAEVAGTSIGSLYQYFPNKEALLAALVERELARDMELVRAVVAGGRGMTLREVMAQVCERLVAQNRRRGELHRVILPRIDEVHRGELVQREREGLGAYFRALVEAHRDELPARLREGEGAARRRECAMFVAMSAMEQALNAIKVDAPQMLEQPELGELLLRIFEAVMLQE; encoded by the coding sequence ATGGTCGAGCATGATGAGACGCAGCCGCGCAAGGAGCCTGTTCAGGAGCGCTCACGCGCGCTGGTGGAGGCGCTGATCGAGGCGACGGCTCGCATTCTGCAAGAAGATGGCATCGAGGCGCTGACGACCAATCGGGTGGCGGAGGTGGCGGGCACGAGCATCGGGTCGCTCTACCAGTATTTTCCCAACAAGGAGGCGTTGCTGGCGGCGCTCGTGGAGCGGGAGCTTGCGCGGGATATGGAGCTTGTGCGGGCAGTGGTTGCCGGCGGTCGCGGGATGACGCTGCGCGAAGTTATGGCGCAGGTCTGCGAGCGTCTCGTGGCGCAGAACCGGCGCCGCGGTGAGCTTCACCGGGTGATACTTCCGCGGATCGATGAGGTGCATCGCGGGGAGCTTGTGCAGCGGGAGCGGGAGGGGCTGGGGGCGTATTTTCGAGCGCTGGTGGAGGCGCATCGCGACGAGCTTCCGGCGAGGCTTCGGGAGGGGGAGGGGGCAGCGCGGCGTCGGGAGTGCGCGATGTTTGTGGCGATGAGTGCCATGGAGCAGGCGCTTAATGCCATCAAGGTCGATGCGCCGCAGATGCTGGAGCAGCCGGAGCTTGGGGAGTTGCTGCTGCGGATCTTTGAGGCGGTGATGTTGCAGGAGTAG